In Anaerolineales bacterium, one DNA window encodes the following:
- a CDS encoding glycoside hydrolase produces MLGIVSVKAISIHGHFYQPSREDPISGLIPSEHGASPYHNWNERIHAECYLPNAQLGNFEKISFNIGPTLFSWMNNYDPAATRLIVAQDRVNLQRHGVGNAIAQSYNHTILPLATYEDKVTQVEWGIADFEYHFGRRPAGLWLPETAVDMETLNILAEHGIEFTILAPWQAEGYPLDVTEPYRVALSAGKSISVFFYHQQLSSGISFNPGLTSNADEFARNCLVPTFIYEKEQRGEPQLLLIASDGELYGHHQHFRDRFLAHLVNGASANAGLEKTYPALWLKQNPPRHWISIRENTSWSCHHGVERWNGDCGCTPSDGRWKGYLRQAFNSLAHQLDRVYVDVLTGYKIEAWKIRNAYIHVMLKQLSCDELIYQYAGRRLAAEQLTQIRLLLEAQRERQRIYTSCGWFFDDFSRLEPRNSVAYAAQAVRLTYLATGVNLTDQFKADLHYVSSQRTGLRGDKVLQREMQKTIPVSLFH; encoded by the coding sequence ATGCTAGGAATCGTGTCAGTTAAGGCTATCTCAATCCATGGACATTTCTACCAGCCCTCACGGGAAGATCCGATTTCGGGGTTAATCCCCTCAGAACATGGCGCTTCGCCCTACCATAACTGGAACGAGCGAATCCACGCTGAATGCTACCTCCCCAATGCGCAATTAGGGAATTTCGAGAAGATTAGTTTCAATATCGGCCCTACTTTATTTTCCTGGATGAACAACTATGATCCTGCCGCCACCCGACTGATTGTAGCCCAAGACCGGGTAAACTTGCAACGGCATGGCGTGGGGAACGCCATCGCCCAATCTTACAATCACACGATCTTGCCTTTGGCTACCTATGAAGACAAGGTTACCCAGGTGGAGTGGGGGATCGCCGATTTTGAATACCACTTTGGTCGCAGACCAGCAGGCTTGTGGTTGCCAGAGACAGCCGTTGACATGGAAACTTTAAACATCCTGGCAGAGCATGGGATCGAATTCACCATCCTCGCGCCCTGGCAGGCAGAGGGTTACCCTCTGGATGTCACGGAACCATACCGAGTTGCTTTATCAGCAGGAAAAAGCATCTCGGTATTTTTTTATCACCAACAGCTAAGCTCTGGTATAAGCTTTAACCCCGGTCTGACCAGCAATGCGGATGAATTTGCTCGAAACTGCCTGGTACCGACTTTTATCTATGAAAAGGAACAGCGTGGGGAGCCTCAACTGCTTTTGATTGCTTCTGATGGCGAATTATATGGACACCACCAGCACTTTCGCGATCGTTTCCTAGCCCACCTGGTTAATGGTGCCAGTGCCAACGCCGGTCTGGAAAAGACTTACCCTGCATTATGGTTGAAACAGAACCCACCCAGGCATTGGATTAGCATACGCGAAAATACTTCCTGGTCTTGCCACCATGGTGTGGAGCGTTGGAACGGGGATTGTGGCTGCACCCCCAGTGACGGGCGCTGGAAAGGTTACCTCAGGCAGGCTTTCAACAGCCTGGCACACCAGCTCGATCGTGTCTATGTGGATGTGTTAACCGGGTATAAGATCGAAGCATGGAAAATCAGGAATGCTTATATCCACGTAATGCTGAAACAGCTGTCATGTGATGAGTTGATTTATCAATACGCCGGTCGTAGGCTAGCAGCAGAGCAGCTTACCCAGATCCGCTTGCTGCTGGAAGCGCAACGCGAACGCCAGCGCATCTATACCTCGTGTGGCTGGTTCTTCGATGATTTCAGCCGCCTCGAGCCCCGTAACAGTGTTGCTTATGCTGCCCAGGCTGTCAGGCTGACCTATCTCGCCACCGGGGTAAATTTAACAGATCAATTCAAAGCCGACCTGCATTATGTATCGAGCCAAAGGACAGGGCTCAGGGGCGATAAAGTCTTACAGCGCGAGATGCAAAAAACCATCCCGGTTAGCTTATTTCACTAA